In one Candidatus Rokuibacteriota bacterium genomic region, the following are encoded:
- a CDS encoding LLM class F420-dependent oxidoreductase, giving the protein MEFGCHLPMFGPIATRDTVLGFARRMEALGYDSLWASDHVALPHAIRSRYPYSETGQFPLPAGADFLEPLTTLALVAGVTERVRLGTTILVLPHRHPVLAAKMLATLDHLSGGRVILGAGVGWLREEIELLGAPFDGRGAWSDEAIRIMRACWASERASHHGRFFAFDEISVAPLPMRRAIPVWIGGHTPSALRRVAALGDGWHAAFPSSLDALEQGIGQLREECARQGRRFDELTLSVRAGLSIRATPAGPDRKPLLGSPDQIVSDLKRCRDLGVSTVLFETRLRNLDDLAGIYEAFARDIRPRLSA; this is encoded by the coding sequence ATGGAGTTCGGCTGCCACCTCCCCATGTTCGGGCCCATCGCCACGCGCGACACCGTGCTCGGCTTCGCGCGACGCATGGAGGCGCTCGGTTACGATTCCCTCTGGGCGAGCGACCACGTGGCCCTCCCGCACGCGATCCGCTCCCGGTACCCGTACAGCGAGACCGGCCAGTTCCCGCTGCCGGCCGGCGCCGACTTCCTCGAGCCCCTCACCACCCTGGCCCTGGTGGCCGGCGTGACCGAGCGCGTCCGGCTGGGGACGACGATCCTCGTGCTGCCGCACCGCCACCCCGTGCTGGCGGCCAAGATGCTGGCGACCCTCGACCACCTCTCGGGGGGCCGCGTGATCCTCGGCGCGGGTGTGGGGTGGCTCCGCGAGGAGATCGAGCTGCTGGGCGCCCCGTTCGACGGCCGGGGCGCCTGGTCGGACGAGGCCATCCGGATCATGCGCGCGTGCTGGGCGAGCGAGCGGGCCAGCCACCACGGCCGCTTCTTCGCCTTCGACGAGATCAGCGTCGCACCCTTGCCCATGCGCCGGGCCATCCCGGTGTGGATCGGCGGACACACCCCCAGCGCTCTCCGGCGCGTGGCCGCGCTCGGCGACGGCTGGCATGCGGCCTTCCCGTCCTCCCTGGACGCACTCGAGCAGGGCATCGGGCAGCTGCGCGAGGAGTGCGCACGACAGGGGCGACGCTTCGACGAGCTGACCCTGAGCGTGCGCGCGGGACTCTCGATCCGCGCGACCCCGGCCGGCCCCGACCGCAAGCCCCTGCTGGGCTCGCCGGATCAGATCGTTTCCGACCTCAAGCGCTGCCGGGATCTGGGCGTGAGCACGGTGCTGTTCGAGACGCGGCTCCGGAACCTGGACGATCTCGCCGGGATCTACGAGGCCTTCGCCCGCGACATCCGCCCCCGCCTCTCCGCCTGA
- a CDS encoding DUF5615 family PIN-like protein codes for MWLLDVNLPTALIALLQGYGVAAETTAARGWRELTNGALAQVAAREGFRTLLTRDRRFGVAARGVLDALPDLAIVVVTLPQVREAAYLSSFDHAWRRRRIEPVAGTIIEWP; via the coding sequence ATGTGGCTGCTTGACGTCAACCTCCCCACCGCCCTGATCGCCCTCCTCCAGGGGTACGGCGTCGCCGCCGAGACGACGGCGGCCCGTGGGTGGCGGGAACTCACGAACGGTGCGCTCGCCCAGGTGGCCGCTCGTGAGGGGTTTCGCACTCTCCTGACGCGGGACCGGCGCTTTGGGGTGGCTGCACGGGGCGTCCTCGACGCGCTTCCCGACCTTGCGATCGTCGTCGTGACCTTGCCCCAGGTGCGCGAGGCCGCCTATCTCTCCTCGTTCGATCACGCGTGGCGTCGAAGGCGGATCGAGCCGGTCGCTGGGACCATCATCGAATGGCCGTGA
- a CDS encoding DUF433 domain-containing protein: MSDTPIPGFSYLVRNPDRLGGRPTIRGTRFSASFILACLADGMSYEDIVREYSAFPRESLAEVLRFAAEVTDRSDVAA, translated from the coding sequence ATGAGCGACACGCCGATTCCGGGGTTCTCGTACTTGGTGAGAAATCCCGACCGTCTTGGCGGGAGGCCGACGATCCGCGGAACCCGCTTCTCGGCCTCGTTCATCCTTGCATGCCTGGCCGACGGCATGTCGTACGAGGACATCGTCCGGGAGTACTCGGCCTTCCCGCGTGAGAGCCTGGCGGAGGTGCTGCGGTTCGCCGCCGAGGTGACCGACCGCAGCGATGTGGCTGCTTGA
- a CDS encoding methylated-DNA--[protein]-cysteine S-methyltransferase, producing MDPDRLDRVLAAYFQPAPLPEGFARRMLESAAAADRATGGLVERLAVHATARGVSLIRAGRQPAATSVAARRLVARARIELAEYLAGKRAFFSVPVDLSGAAAFQRKVLAAAREIPFGEARPYAWVARRIGHPRAVRAVGTALGRNPVPVIVPCHRVLRSDGGLGGYIFGLDVKDRLLQIERTTPVFEGCTSTHIVCRVGCIHGRHMRPDNRVVFASVADARSLGYRPCRVCRPGPGRAGRG from the coding sequence ATGGATCCTGATCGCCTCGACCGGGTGCTGGCGGCGTATTTCCAGCCGGCGCCGCTCCCGGAGGGCTTCGCGCGGCGGATGCTCGAGAGCGCGGCGGCGGCCGACCGCGCGACAGGTGGGCTCGTGGAGCGGCTCGCCGTGCACGCGACGGCGCGCGGCGTCTCGCTGATCCGTGCCGGCCGGCAGCCGGCGGCCACGAGCGTCGCCGCGCGGCGGCTCGTGGCGCGGGCGCGGATCGAACTGGCCGAGTATCTGGCCGGCAAGCGGGCGTTCTTCTCGGTGCCGGTGGATCTGTCCGGGGCTGCCGCATTCCAGCGGAAGGTCCTCGCCGCGGCGCGCGAGATCCCGTTCGGCGAGGCGCGCCCCTACGCGTGGGTGGCCCGGCGCATCGGTCACCCGCGGGCGGTGCGGGCGGTGGGGACGGCGCTGGGCCGGAACCCTGTGCCCGTCATCGTGCCCTGCCACCGCGTGCTCAGGAGCGACGGCGGACTCGGCGGCTACATCTTCGGCCTCGACGTCAAGGATCGGCTCCTGCAGATCGAGCGCACGACACCGGTCTTCGAGGGCTGCACGAGCACACACATCGTCTGCCGCGTGGGCTGCATCCACGGACGGCACATGCGCCCCGACAACCGGGTGGTCTTCGCCTCGGTGGCGGACGCGCGCTCGCTGGGCTACCGGCCGTGCCGCGTCTGCCGCCCCGGCCCCGGGCGCGCGGGCCGGGGGTGA